A portion of the Bifidobacterium sp. ESL0800 genome contains these proteins:
- a CDS encoding DUF2156 domain-containing protein, with protein MQNHEDRKNKKTGRGGPSSWTVLGHDLLSWTRSHLFAIIVAAVFLVVNVCDMVSSAIRHLHAPAYGRSLSLTEILFGRMPGGGRPHDPFQQPLHSQDIIPWLTKILRSAVFVRSPLMLIIYTLLIVVILSVAQSRLGALKTTFAALFSAVVGSTLGILVCVLVDMAMHDWQSMERLPVLLSPLTIIIGALMAESAYESVLWRRRILLLGYTVIGTLLLFSGNPGDYCTLGAAIVGQLTGLLMHGPVKDHIAWSNSTDYEIRRLFAFAQLVLAIGPLLALTSTSHLGPLTTFGLFTSSIWGDSSLLTSCSVNQSVTSCLRLVASRQHLAIAGLWLHLLLPIAALALVAWGLYHGRRLAAWVSIVLNGAAVVFAVVYYVIFPFTLTPLTPSMASRYNFMPAFITTALPPLVLIILMIRELPHFSVSTGSSRVRAGIAAIVGMLLVTSCVYIGFAVSAPEDFKPRPTVKLLMIDMLRRLLPTGFGGRKRTTLIAPQTELAALVSEGLTVVFWLTVLIVFILWFRDNVTPDERDRKKAETLVALGGESMSFMTTWEGNHYWFSSTGRSAIAYRVLHGIALSVTGPFGDASEYTQDLREFTKFCDTKGWSPSFYAVHDDQREQLEKMGWSSIQVGTEMVIDPNKWATRGKKWQDIRTAINKAKRDGITDVLTTYDQAGFNIDQQIVDISEQWAQLKALPEMKFTLGGIEELRDDRVALLYAIDTQGTVLGVTSWLPTYRDGRVIGWTLDFMRHRTDSPNGIMEFLIARMAERLRDQGLADPANAIEFMSLSAAPLAGMGEKAAVGADKAVEGDQSGKAEDPSETGQSENTNDDNAEAKPKTASPSGTEIIEHALQIAADVLEPAYAFKSLFFFKKKFQPSPAPIYICYPDSAKLAQIGIAVVNAYVPELKPKQVVEIVKSMTSPDKSNKK; from the coding sequence ATGCAGAATCACGAAGATCGGAAAAACAAAAAGACCGGAAGGGGCGGACCCTCAAGTTGGACGGTGCTTGGTCATGATCTCCTAAGCTGGACACGCAGCCATCTTTTCGCCATCATCGTCGCCGCAGTGTTCCTTGTCGTCAATGTCTGCGACATGGTCTCCTCGGCCATACGGCACCTGCACGCTCCGGCCTATGGACGTAGCCTCAGCCTCACCGAAATCCTCTTCGGACGCATGCCGGGCGGCGGCAGGCCGCACGACCCCTTCCAGCAGCCCCTGCACAGCCAGGACATCATTCCCTGGCTGACGAAGATCCTGCGTTCCGCGGTGTTCGTGCGCAGCCCCCTGATGCTCATCATCTATACCTTGCTGATTGTCGTCATCCTTTCCGTGGCGCAATCTCGGCTCGGAGCCCTGAAGACGACGTTTGCCGCACTGTTCAGCGCAGTCGTCGGATCGACGCTCGGGATTCTGGTCTGTGTTCTTGTCGACATGGCCATGCATGACTGGCAGAGCATGGAGCGCCTGCCCGTCCTGCTTTCCCCGTTGACCATCATCATCGGAGCATTGATGGCGGAAAGCGCCTATGAATCCGTACTGTGGAGGCGGCGCATCCTGCTGCTCGGCTACACCGTCATCGGTACGCTGCTGCTTTTCAGCGGCAATCCCGGCGACTATTGCACGCTCGGAGCCGCGATTGTCGGCCAGCTCACCGGTCTGTTGATGCACGGCCCGGTCAAAGACCACATCGCGTGGAGCAACAGCACCGATTATGAGATCCGTCGTCTCTTCGCCTTCGCCCAGCTGGTGCTGGCTATCGGACCTCTGCTGGCGCTGACCTCGACCTCGCATCTGGGGCCATTGACCACATTCGGCCTTTTCACTTCCTCCATCTGGGGCGATTCCTCGCTGCTCACCTCCTGCAGCGTCAACCAATCGGTGACGAGCTGCCTGCGTCTGGTCGCGTCCCGACAGCATTTGGCGATAGCCGGCCTGTGGCTGCACCTGTTGCTGCCCATTGCCGCCCTTGCCTTGGTGGCATGGGGACTTTACCACGGACGCAGGCTGGCCGCGTGGGTGAGCATCGTGCTCAATGGCGCCGCCGTCGTATTTGCCGTGGTCTACTATGTCATCTTCCCCTTCACTCTTACGCCATTGACCCCGAGCATGGCCAGCCGCTACAACTTCATGCCGGCTTTCATCACCACTGCCCTGCCGCCGCTGGTGCTGATCATCCTGATGATTCGTGAGCTGCCGCATTTCAGCGTTTCGACCGGTTCGTCCAGGGTCCGCGCCGGCATTGCCGCCATAGTCGGCATGCTGCTGGTCACCAGCTGCGTCTATATCGGCTTTGCCGTGTCGGCTCCCGAGGACTTCAAGCCACGCCCGACCGTCAAGCTGTTGATGATAGACATGCTTCGCCGGCTTTTGCCCACCGGCTTCGGCGGCCGCAAACGCACCACGCTGATCGCGCCGCAAACCGAGTTGGCGGCATTGGTAAGCGAAGGTCTTACCGTCGTCTTTTGGCTGACGGTGCTTATCGTCTTCATCCTCTGGTTCCGCGACAACGTCACCCCCGACGAACGAGACCGCAAGAAGGCCGAAACGCTGGTCGCCCTCGGCGGTGAATCCATGAGTTTCATGACCACTTGGGAAGGCAACCACTATTGGTTCTCCTCCACCGGCCGTTCCGCCATCGCCTACCGCGTGCTGCACGGCATCGCCCTGAGTGTCACCGGTCCCTTCGGAGACGCGAGCGAATACACACAGGATCTGCGCGAATTCACCAAGTTCTGCGACACAAAGGGCTGGTCCCCTTCCTTCTATGCCGTCCACGACGACCAACGCGAGCAGCTCGAAAAAATGGGCTGGTCCTCCATTCAGGTCGGCACCGAAATGGTCATCGACCCCAACAAGTGGGCGACGCGCGGCAAGAAATGGCAGGATATCCGCACCGCCATCAACAAGGCCAAGCGCGACGGCATCACCGACGTGCTGACCACCTACGACCAGGCCGGTTTCAATATCGACCAGCAGATCGTCGATATCTCCGAACAATGGGCCCAGTTGAAGGCGCTGCCGGAAATGAAATTCACGCTCGGCGGCATCGAAGAACTGAGAGACGACCGCGTGGCGCTGCTGTATGCCATCGACACGCAGGGCACGGTTCTCGGCGTCACCAGCTGGCTGCCCACCTACCGTGATGGCCGAGTCATCGGATGGACGCTCGATTTCATGCGTCACCGCACCGACAGTCCCAACGGCATCATGGAGTTCCTGATCGCCCGCATGGCCGAACGCCTGCGCGACCAAGGATTGGCGGACCCGGCCAACGCCATCGAATTCATGAGCCTTTCGGCCGCTCCTCTGGCTGGCATGGGTGAGAAAGCCGCCGTTGGCGCAGACAAGGCGGTCGAAGGCGATCAATCCGGGAAAGCAGAGGATCCGTCCGAAACCGGACAATCCGAGAATACGAATGATGACAACGCCGAAGCCAAACCGAAGACGGCATCACCCAGCGGAACGGAGATCATCGAACACGCGTTGCAGATCGCGGCCGACGTGCTTGAGCCTGCCTACGCTTTCAAGTCACTGTTCTTCTTCAAGAAGAAGTTCCAGCCCAGCCCGGCCCCGATCTACATCTGCTATCCGGATTCGGCCAAGCTCGCGCAGATCGGCATCGCCGTGGTCAACGCATACGTGCCCGAGCTCAAACCGAAGCAGGTCGTTGAAATCGTGAAATCCATGACTTCACCGGATAAAAGCAACAAAAAATAG
- a CDS encoding transcriptional repressor — MLSRGGRRGSQHTWQKDAVLKALHACDDFVSAQDLYRILSEDGQGIGLSTVYRQLNALADDGRADTIHLNDQQMFRICKDGEHHHHLVCENCGKTVEIEPPEQWVHKVAEEHGFTVSSHTLEVFGLCADCLRLEGAEND, encoded by the coding sequence ATGCTTTCCCGCGGTGGCAGACGCGGCAGCCAGCACACCTGGCAGAAGGACGCCGTGTTGAAGGCGCTTCACGCTTGCGATGATTTCGTTTCCGCACAGGACCTTTATCGGATTTTGAGCGAGGACGGTCAGGGGATCGGCCTTTCCACCGTCTATCGGCAGCTCAATGCGCTGGCCGACGACGGCAGGGCCGACACCATCCACTTGAACGATCAGCAGATGTTCCGTATCTGCAAGGACGGCGAGCACCACCATCATCTGGTCTGCGAGAACTGCGGCAAGACGGTGGAGATCGAACCTCCCGAGCAATGGGTCCACAAAGTCGCGGAAGAACACGGTTTCACCGTCAGCTCGCACACCCTCGAAGTCTTCGGGCTGTGCGCGGATTGCCTGCGATTGGAAGGTGCGGAAAACGACTAA
- the purK gene encoding 5-(carboxyamino)imidazole ribonucleotide synthase, with protein sequence MPSLSEETNGKIKQLMPGATIGIIGGGQLGRMMALSARYHGFRIGVLDPTPDCPVAQVADFQVTADYDDKAAIRELAERSDVLTYEFENVDADAIDEVRGSVAVPQGTDLLRVTQDRVFEKQFINDHGTATAPWRQVDDLTGLDKAIEEIGYPAVLKTRRGGYDGHGQVVLHGPEDLAKVHERDEKEGTFPPSVLEGFVDFAFEASILISGNGKDFVTFPIVRNEHRHNILHLTIAPAKVSDEITKEAKALALRLAKGFELAGTLAIELFITKDGRVVVNELAPRPHNSGHYTIEACSIDQFDAHIRGIAGWPLPQPKLLSPAVMANVLGQHVAPTRALIGEHPEWCVHDYGKAEVRQDRKMGHITVLTDDTQRTVDELEATGCWDDLRQ encoded by the coding sequence ATGCCGAGCTTGTCTGAAGAGACCAACGGGAAGATCAAGCAGTTGATGCCGGGCGCGACCATCGGTATCATCGGAGGCGGGCAGCTCGGGCGCATGATGGCGCTTTCCGCGCGCTATCACGGGTTCCGTATCGGCGTGCTCGACCCGACGCCGGATTGCCCGGTCGCCCAGGTCGCCGATTTTCAGGTCACCGCCGATTACGACGACAAGGCCGCCATCCGCGAACTGGCCGAACGCAGCGACGTGCTCACCTACGAGTTCGAGAACGTGGACGCCGACGCGATCGATGAGGTGCGTGGCAGCGTCGCCGTGCCGCAAGGCACCGACCTGCTGCGTGTCACGCAGGACCGTGTCTTCGAGAAGCAGTTCATCAACGATCACGGCACTGCCACCGCACCTTGGCGTCAGGTCGACGACCTTACGGGACTCGACAAGGCCATCGAGGAAATCGGTTATCCCGCAGTGCTCAAGACCCGTCGCGGCGGCTATGACGGCCACGGGCAGGTCGTTCTGCATGGCCCCGAAGATCTGGCGAAGGTCCATGAGCGCGACGAAAAGGAAGGAACGTTCCCGCCATCCGTCTTGGAAGGCTTCGTCGATTTCGCGTTCGAGGCCTCGATTCTAATCTCCGGCAACGGCAAGGATTTCGTCACGTTCCCCATCGTGCGCAACGAGCACCGCCACAACATCCTGCACCTGACCATCGCGCCGGCTAAGGTCAGCGACGAGATTACCAAAGAAGCCAAGGCGCTCGCGCTGCGTCTGGCCAAAGGGTTCGAGCTGGCCGGCACCTTGGCCATCGAACTGTTCATTACCAAGGACGGCCGCGTGGTGGTCAACGAACTTGCCCCGCGTCCGCACAATTCCGGCCATTACACCATCGAGGCCTGCTCCATCGACCAGTTCGACGCCCATATCCGTGGCATCGCAGGCTGGCCGCTGCCGCAGCCGAAGCTCCTGAGCCCAGCCGTGATGGCCAATGTCTTGGGCCAGCACGTCGCTCCGACGCGCGCGCTGATCGGCGAGCACCCCGAGTGGTGCGTCCATGACTACGGCAAGGCCGAGGTGCGCCAGGACCGCAAGATGGGGCACATCACGGTTTTGACCGACGACACGCAGCGCACGGTCGACGAGCTTGAAGCCACCGGCTGCTGGGATGATCTGCGGCAATAG
- the purE gene encoding 5-(carboxyamino)imidazole ribonucleotide mutase, whose translation MAAHTPQVAVIMGSASDWETMRHACLTLDQFNVSYSKQVISAHRTPELMADFAHNARSNGVKVIIAGAGGAAHLPGMVAAQTTLPVIGVPVKSHALSGVDSLLSIVQMPGGVPVATMAIGNSGATNAGLLAVSILSINDEKLAKALDDYREASKGKVEASNAELV comes from the coding sequence ATGGCAGCTCATACGCCACAAGTAGCAGTGATAATGGGTTCGGCAAGCGATTGGGAGACGATGCGTCACGCCTGCCTTACCCTCGACCAGTTCAATGTCTCCTATTCCAAACAAGTCATTTCCGCTCATCGCACGCCTGAGTTGATGGCGGATTTTGCGCACAATGCTCGCAGCAACGGCGTCAAGGTCATCATCGCCGGGGCCGGGGGAGCTGCGCATCTTCCGGGTATGGTCGCCGCGCAGACCACGTTGCCGGTCATCGGTGTACCGGTGAAATCGCACGCGCTTTCCGGCGTGGACTCTCTGCTTTCCATCGTCCAGATGCCCGGCGGCGTACCGGTGGCGACCATGGCCATCGGCAATTCCGGGGCCACGAACGCCGGCCTGTTGGCCGTGAGCATCCTAAGCATCAACGACGAAAAATTAGCCAAAGCGCTTGACGATTATCGTGAGGCGTCGAAGGGGAAGGTGGAAGCATCCAATGCCGAGCTTGTCTGA
- the yhbY gene encoding ribosome assembly RNA-binding protein YhbY produces the protein MATKLNKRQIKQLKALASKLSPLLWIGKNGVTDAAVKQASETLESHELLKVVVQDGCPIDEKEVGETLAGQIGAELVQVIGHRFVLYKPSKKPGAEKIELVR, from the coding sequence ATGGCAACGAAACTCAACAAACGACAGATCAAACAGTTGAAGGCGCTGGCAAGCAAACTCTCGCCGCTGCTGTGGATCGGCAAGAACGGGGTCACTGACGCCGCGGTCAAGCAGGCTTCGGAGACGCTCGAATCGCACGAGTTGCTCAAAGTCGTGGTGCAGGACGGCTGCCCGATCGACGAGAAAGAGGTCGGCGAGACCTTGGCCGGCCAGATCGGCGCCGAGCTGGTGCAGGTCATCGGCCATCGTTTCGTGCTCTACAAGCCTTCGAAGAAGCCGGGAGCCGAGAAGATCGAGCTCGTTCGATAG
- a CDS encoding sensor histidine kinase yields the protein MSNNTKAKSTATQSQHSLPVKPASSRFRAMLSAPAREFPRYSMLIFALGFVFQFPDSAYMGRRLLLWVQPTLALLLYVAMLKAPRLVWQRVAALALIAVCIWASPFMRHGGQLLTYVVEAEASLLFGPLFGYVAIAVSAPLMWALTPILNDLSGNHSMYFLVMALYILLAGILFMVYTTQSTKLQRANAQLAHDVETIESLTLSRERASMASEMHDSIGQRLTAMHYAHESALNAAAATENLTDEERAKINKPIARADAIAKDALSEVRQMARALDPSALGQTLTNDSIEAMAHSFADAGLDMHTDIIGSVNLLDADIQTLVFRAMQETLTNAVRHAHATKVNLTLIVSGEETTLSVEDDGPGIDVDDIDHGFGLSALEKRARQAGGTLILGESQELGGASVTLTVPLTGDAEAERTAHK from the coding sequence ATGAGCAACAATACCAAGGCAAAGTCAACCGCGACACAAAGCCAGCATTCGTTGCCTGTCAAGCCTGCATCATCTCGTTTCCGCGCCATGTTGAGCGCACCGGCACGCGAGTTTCCCAGATATTCGATGCTGATTTTCGCTTTGGGATTCGTCTTTCAGTTCCCCGATTCCGCGTATATGGGCCGTCGCCTGCTGTTGTGGGTGCAACCGACACTGGCGCTTTTGCTCTATGTCGCCATGCTCAAGGCTCCCCGACTGGTCTGGCAACGCGTTGCGGCCTTGGCTTTAATCGCCGTGTGCATCTGGGCGTCGCCGTTTATGCGTCACGGCGGGCAATTGCTGACCTACGTCGTCGAGGCGGAAGCCTCATTGCTCTTCGGACCACTTTTCGGCTACGTCGCCATTGCGGTGTCGGCTCCGTTGATGTGGGCACTGACCCCGATTTTGAATGACCTATCCGGCAACCACAGCATGTATTTCCTTGTTATGGCGCTCTATATACTGCTCGCCGGTATTCTGTTCATGGTCTATACCACCCAATCAACGAAGCTGCAGCGGGCCAACGCACAGCTCGCGCACGACGTCGAGACCATCGAGTCGCTGACGCTTTCCCGTGAGCGCGCCAGCATGGCCAGCGAAATGCACGATTCCATCGGCCAACGCTTGACCGCCATGCACTACGCCCATGAGTCCGCGCTCAACGCCGCGGCCGCCACTGAAAACCTCACCGACGAAGAACGAGCAAAAATCAACAAGCCTATCGCAAGAGCCGACGCCATCGCCAAGGATGCCTTGTCCGAAGTCCGGCAAATGGCACGGGCGCTCGACCCCTCGGCGTTGGGCCAGACACTCACCAACGACTCCATCGAGGCGATGGCCCATTCCTTCGCCGACGCCGGCCTAGACATGCACACCGACATCATCGGCAGCGTAAACCTACTGGATGCCGATATACAAACCCTGGTATTCCGGGCCATGCAGGAGACGCTGACCAATGCCGTCCGCCACGCCCACGCCACCAAAGTCAATCTGACGCTCATCGTCAGTGGGGAAGAAACGACACTGAGCGTCGAGGATGACGGACCAGGCATCGATGTCGACGACATCGATCACGGCTTCGGTCTCTCGGCACTTGAAAAGCGCGCCCGACAAGCCGGAGGAACGCTCATCCTCGGCGAATCACAGGAACTCGGCGGTGCCAGCGTGACCCTGACGGTTCCGCTGACAGGCGATGCGGAAGCGGAAAGGACGGCACACAAATGA
- a CDS encoding response regulator transcription factor, which yields MTDASPMAGTNKLIRLLIVDDQELILTGLAELVFFMPDVEIAAQELSGKAVLALGKATLDSIDVALIDARMPQMSGTELISRLHADYPGIKCILLTAFDEDDNLIASMKAGAVGYLLKDVSTSELNAAIHTAAAGGKVIGASATAHVMRLITQSNNDGNSDDNNNGENTRTSALTPRDQQIASFVALGMTNSEIASKLFLSTGTVKNHVSRIFSALNVRNRTELTALLNGTLD from the coding sequence ATGACGGACGCTTCACCAATGGCCGGAACGAACAAGCTCATTCGCCTGCTGATCGTGGATGATCAGGAGCTCATTCTGACCGGCCTTGCCGAACTCGTTTTCTTCATGCCCGACGTCGAAATCGCGGCACAGGAGCTCAGCGGCAAAGCAGTGCTCGCGTTGGGCAAAGCCACGCTCGATTCCATCGACGTCGCGCTCATCGACGCGCGTATGCCGCAGATGAGCGGCACGGAACTCATCTCCCGGCTGCACGCCGATTATCCCGGCATCAAATGCATCCTCTTGACAGCCTTCGACGAGGATGACAACCTTATCGCCTCAATGAAGGCCGGGGCCGTGGGTTATCTGCTCAAAGACGTCTCCACTTCCGAGCTGAACGCCGCCATCCATACCGCAGCTGCTGGCGGAAAGGTCATCGGCGCCAGCGCCACGGCACATGTCATGCGTCTTATCACACAGTCCAATAATGATGGCAACAGCGACGATAACAACAATGGAGAAAACACACGAACTTCGGCTCTGACACCACGGGACCAGCAAATCGCCTCGTTCGTGGCCCTTGGCATGACCAATTCCGAAATCGCCTCAAAACTGTTCCTCTCGACCGGAACCGTGAAGAACCATGTCAGCCGCATTTTCTCGGCTCTGAATGTCCGCAACCGCACCGAACTGACCGCACTACTCAACGGAACGCTGGACTAG
- a CDS encoding ABC transporter ATP-binding protein: MANGLTMTVSPRKGDSVTILKDIDFRAYPGQMTAIVGPSGSGKSTLLYCLAGLERFTQGSVSLLGTQIGGMKPTKLTRFRRNHLGFVFQSYNLVASMSVEENLALPFTLRASRFPRKKAQSILDYFGLGAQRKSSVTELSGGEQQRVALARVLLTSPDIIFADEPTGALDQGNGRKVIEVLRDVARDPKKTVVMVTHSPEIARQCDRIVEVRDGRIAPAARLDDSRNGVNA, encoded by the coding sequence ATGGCCAACGGACTGACGATGACGGTCTCGCCGCGCAAGGGCGACTCGGTCACGATTCTCAAGGACATCGATTTTCGCGCCTACCCCGGCCAGATGACGGCCATCGTCGGTCCTTCCGGTTCCGGCAAGTCGACGTTGCTCTACTGTCTGGCAGGTCTGGAGAGGTTTACGCAGGGTTCGGTCTCGCTGCTTGGCACGCAGATCGGCGGTATGAAACCCACGAAGCTGACCAGATTCAGACGCAACCATCTGGGATTCGTCTTCCAGTCCTACAATCTGGTGGCCAGCATGAGCGTGGAGGAGAACCTCGCCCTGCCGTTCACGCTGCGTGCTTCGCGCTTCCCGCGCAAGAAGGCGCAGAGCATACTGGACTATTTCGGCCTGGGCGCTCAGCGCAAGTCTAGCGTGACCGAGCTGTCGGGCGGCGAGCAGCAGCGCGTGGCGCTGGCCCGGGTGCTCTTGACCAGTCCGGACATCATTTTTGCCGACGAACCGACCGGTGCGCTCGACCAAGGCAACGGCCGGAAGGTGATCGAGGTGCTGCGCGACGTGGCGCGCGACCCCAAGAAAACGGTCGTGATGGTCACTCACAGCCCCGAAATCGCGAGACAATGCGATCGGATTGTCGAGGTGCGTGACGGCAGGATCGCGCCGGCTGCACGGCTCGACGATTCCCGTAACGGAGTGAACGCATGA